The Bacteroidales bacterium genome contains a region encoding:
- a CDS encoding DUF4296 domain-containing protein — protein MNTDKKSRSLSLCQNILLSLVALLIINSCSGVRDKSTNLLIIPRDTMIHVISDIHIVDAVLINALNNRRIEVNTVPNYYVDILERYNISKERFDVSLRYYCDNLDEFDKMYDEIIEILSTKQAEYETKTEH, from the coding sequence ATGAATACAGATAAAAAGAGCAGGTCGTTATCTCTTTGTCAAAATATTTTGTTAAGCCTTGTTGCTCTTTTAATAATTAATTCATGTTCAGGAGTTAGAGACAAATCAACAAATTTGCTGATAATTCCAAGAGATACAATGATTCATGTGATTTCTGATATTCATATTGTTGATGCAGTCCTTATTAACGCATTAAATAACAGACGTATTGAAGTAAATACGGTACCGAATTATTATGTAGATATTCTTGAACGGTACAATATTTCAAAAGAGAGATTTGATGTATCTTTGCGTTATTATTGTGACAACTTAGACGAATTTGATAAGATGTATGACGAAATAATCGAAATACTTAGTACCAAACAAGCAGAATACGAAACTAAAACAGAACATTAA
- a CDS encoding type IX secretion system membrane protein PorP/SprF: protein MKKIKTLLLIAALGINFSQAQQMYQLSQYMFNDYVFNPAIGGIHDYYQVRTNYRYQWAGIKDAPRTYLLSAYGPHKSMPMGYGGFIFSDVTGPTNQLGIYGSYAYNVLVYRDIRISGGAFLGLKQFKIDMSSLRFDVEEPAVSLNPDYYVRYLPDASLGVYAYNSQFYFGISMNQLFGNKLEVLEEYSGKVMSKLNNHIFINGGYRYNINRDIDIEGATMFKIVRAAPLQMDLNVKGIWRKMAWAGVSWRTGDAIAIIGGYNYQDMLYIGYSYDIMISKLRNFGSGSHEVMIGVKFNRIKDTGGIRRKIR, encoded by the coding sequence ATGAAAAAGATAAAAACCCTATTATTAATTGCAGCTCTCGGAATCAACTTTTCTCAGGCTCAACAAATGTACCAGTTATCGCAGTACATGTTTAATGACTATGTGTTTAATCCGGCTATTGGTGGTATTCATGACTATTACCAGGTTCGAACTAATTATCGTTATCAATGGGCTGGAATAAAAGATGCACCAAGAACATATCTTTTAAGTGCATATGGACCACACAAATCTATGCCTATGGGCTATGGTGGATTTATTTTTAGTGATGTTACAGGTCCAACAAATCAACTTGGAATATATGGCTCATATGCATACAATGTGTTGGTTTATAGAGACATAAGAATTTCAGGAGGAGCCTTTTTGGGTCTTAAACAATTTAAAATAGATATGTCATCTTTAAGGTTTGATGTAGAGGAACCGGCTGTCTCTCTAAATCCTGACTACTATGTCAGGTACCTTCCCGATGCCAGTCTTGGTGTATATGCTTATAATTCACAATTCTACTTTGGAATTAGCATGAATCAACTTTTTGGAAACAAATTGGAAGTTTTAGAAGAGTATAGTGGTAAGGTAATGTCTAAACTCAATAATCACATATTTATCAACGGAGGATACCGCTACAATATCAACAGAGACATTGATATTGAAGGGGCTACTATGTTTAAGATAGTACGAGCAGCTCCTTTACAAATGGACTTAAATGTGAAAGGAATATGGCGTAAAATGGCCTGGGCAGGTGTATCATGGCGAACAGGAGATGCTATTGCAATTATTGGTGGATACAATTATCAAGATATGTTGTATATAGGTTATTCGTACGACATAATGATAAGCAAGTTGCGTAATTTTGGCTCAGGTAGTCACGAAGTTATGATTGGTGTTAAGTTTAATAGAATTAAGGATACAGGAGGAATACGTCGTAAAATTCGTTAA
- the radA gene encoding DNA repair protein RadA: MSKVKTLYVCQNCSATFPKWMGKCTQCDSWNTIEEQVVEQRRGSLSKKSQASIKEPTKLNMVKQEKHARQLTKIGEFDRVLGGGFMPGSVVLIGGEPGIGKSTLLLQLALKNKQWKTLYVAGEESEAQIKDRADRLGVAHENILITTQLVVEDLCQLFQDIKPDIVIVDSIQAIQSRNLESIPGTISQIRESAYQLINSAKFLNFPLILVGHITKIGNIAGPKVLEHLVDTVLQFEGDQSSGLRILRTSKNRFGNTSEIGIFEMQQTGLKEIPNPSEILVDFHTEPLPGVALALVYEGIRPLVVEVQALVSTASFGTPQRSSTGYDPKRLNMLLAVLEKRAGIKLSTRDVFVNVTGGIKITDTAADTALAAAIISSYLDLVIDLDTCFAGEIGLSGEIRPIRSIVQRIEEAKRLGFKRIITSTHKKEIQISENIIVDEIRSLVKLLTKG; this comes from the coding sequence GTGTCCAAAGTTAAGACTTTATATGTCTGTCAAAACTGTTCTGCTACTTTTCCAAAATGGATGGGAAAGTGTACTCAGTGTGATTCATGGAATACCATTGAGGAGCAAGTAGTTGAACAACGAAGAGGCTCTTTATCAAAAAAATCGCAAGCTTCTATAAAAGAGCCAACCAAGCTCAATATGGTAAAACAGGAAAAGCATGCACGTCAATTAACCAAAATAGGTGAATTTGATCGTGTGTTGGGAGGAGGATTTATGCCTGGTTCCGTAGTTTTAATAGGTGGCGAACCTGGTATAGGTAAATCAACTCTTTTATTACAATTAGCTTTAAAAAATAAACAGTGGAAAACACTGTATGTAGCAGGTGAAGAGAGCGAAGCCCAAATAAAAGATCGTGCCGACAGGCTCGGAGTAGCACACGAAAACATATTAATAACCACCCAACTTGTTGTTGAGGACCTGTGTCAATTGTTTCAAGATATTAAACCCGATATTGTTATTGTTGACTCAATTCAAGCAATCCAAAGTCGCAATCTTGAATCAATCCCAGGTACAATAAGTCAAATCAGGGAATCGGCATATCAGCTAATTAACTCCGCAAAATTTCTCAACTTTCCGTTAATACTTGTCGGTCATATTACTAAAATAGGCAATATTGCTGGTCCAAAAGTCCTTGAACATCTGGTTGATACAGTTTTACAATTCGAGGGTGATCAAAGTAGCGGACTTAGAATTCTTAGAACTTCAAAAAACAGATTTGGTAACACCTCTGAAATTGGGATTTTTGAGATGCAGCAAACGGGACTTAAAGAGATACCAAATCCATCAGAAATATTGGTTGATTTTCATACAGAACCACTTCCTGGAGTTGCCTTAGCCCTTGTTTATGAAGGGATTAGGCCATTGGTTGTTGAGGTTCAAGCGTTAGTAAGCACCGCAAGTTTTGGCACTCCGCAACGTTCTTCAACTGGATACGACCCAAAAAGACTAAATATGTTGCTTGCTGTTTTAGAGAAGCGTGCGGGGATTAAACTAAGTACTCGAGATGTTTTCGTGAATGTAACAGGAGGAATAAAAATAACTGACACAGCTGCCGATACGGCATTGGCTGCAGCAATTATTTCAAGCTACCTAGATTTAGTCATTGATTTAGACACCTGCTTTGCGGGAGAAATTGGACTTTCAGGTGAAATACGACCAATAAGATCTATCGTACAGAGAATTGAAGAGGCTAAACGGCTGGGTTTTAAAAGAATAATTACTTCAACCCATAAAAAGGAAATTCAAATAAGCGAAAATATTATAGTTGATGAAATTAGGTCTTTGGTCAAGCTTTTGACAAAAGGCTAG